A region from the uncultured Bacteroides sp. genome encodes:
- the lpxK gene encoding tetraacyldisaccharide 4'-kinase, producing the protein MEESRIRINKWLCPVSLIYGVAISIRNRLFDWGLLRSKSFDIPTICIGNLSVGGTGKTPHTEYLIKLLQSEFHIAVLSRGYKRHTRGYRLASADSIAHTIGDEPYQIKTKFPNIRVAVDENRCHGIEQLGKLSDSRIDIILLDDAFQHRYVKAGINILLTDYHRLFCEDQLLPAGRLRESVSGKNRAQMVIVTKCPADIKPIDFNIISKQLNLYPYQQLYFSTFKYGKLTPLFPESGEKRRDLSSLQTDEHVLLLTGIASPTTIVEELQNRTTHIDLLTFDDHHDFSSKDMQMIKERFDHLKGEKKIIITTEKDAARLIHHPALNNELKAYLYTLPIEVKILQNQQHIFNQNIIGYVRENKRNNILPERKDAYQS; encoded by the coding sequence ATGGAGGAATCCCGAATCAGAATAAATAAATGGTTATGCCCTGTCTCCCTGATCTATGGGGTGGCAATAAGCATAAGAAATAGACTCTTTGACTGGGGACTCCTCCGGTCAAAGAGTTTCGACATTCCCACCATCTGCATCGGTAACCTTTCTGTAGGTGGAACCGGCAAAACTCCACATACCGAATACCTGATAAAATTACTTCAATCGGAATTTCATATTGCCGTTCTCAGCCGTGGATATAAAAGACACACACGTGGATATCGGCTTGCATCCGCAGACAGTATAGCCCACACCATCGGAGATGAACCCTACCAAATTAAAACCAAGTTTCCGAATATTCGTGTTGCAGTAGACGAGAATCGTTGCCACGGCATTGAGCAATTAGGCAAGTTAAGCGATTCTAGAATAGATATTATATTGCTGGACGATGCTTTTCAGCATCGCTACGTAAAAGCGGGAATTAATATACTTCTTACAGACTATCATCGTTTGTTTTGCGAAGATCAACTTTTACCGGCCGGACGATTACGAGAATCCGTTAGCGGGAAGAATCGCGCACAGATGGTTATTGTCACTAAATGCCCGGCTGATATTAAGCCTATTGATTTCAATATAATAAGCAAACAACTCAACCTCTATCCTTACCAGCAACTCTATTTTTCCACTTTCAAATACGGAAAGCTAACGCCTCTATTCCCTGAATCAGGAGAAAAAAGGAGAGACCTTTCTTCATTGCAAACAGACGAACACGTACTATTACTCACGGGCATAGCCTCGCCAACAACCATTGTGGAAGAATTGCAAAATCGTACAACACACATTGACCTACTCACTTTTGACGACCATCACGATTTCAGCAGCAAAGACATGCAAATGATAAAAGAACGCTTCGACCATTTAAAAGGAGAAAAAAAAATCATTATTACTACAGAGAAAGATGCAGCCAGGCTTATTCATCATCCGGCGCTGAATAATGAATTAAAAGCGTATCTTTACACCCTGCCTATAGAAGTTAAGATATTACAAAACCAACAACATATATTCAACCAAAACATTATTGGCTATGTTAGAGAAAATAAAAGAAACAACATTCTTCCTGAAAGAAAGGATGCATACCAGTCCTGA
- a CDS encoding helix-turn-helix domain-containing protein encodes MEIINIEARTFEAMMERFQAFARKINLLCDQSEGKEMKEWLDSQEVCIILDISKRKLQYLRNFQKIPYSMINGKIYYKPEDVKKYIELERGEYGK; translated from the coding sequence ATGGAGATAATAAATATAGAAGCCCGCACTTTCGAGGCTATGATGGAACGCTTTCAGGCATTTGCCAGGAAGATAAATCTTCTGTGCGATCAAAGTGAAGGTAAGGAGATGAAAGAATGGCTGGATAGTCAGGAGGTTTGCATAATACTGGATATTAGCAAACGGAAATTGCAGTATCTGAGAAATTTTCAAAAAATTCCTTATTCAATGATTAACGGCAAAATCTATTATAAGCCGGAGGATGTTAAGAAGTATATAGAGTTAGAAAGGGGGGAATATGGAAAATAA
- the thiL gene encoding thiamine-phosphate kinase has product MRTEISTLGEFGLIRRLTESIELKNESSKYGVGDDAAVLSYPENKQVLVTTDLLMEGVHFDLVYVPLKHLGYKSAIVNFSDIYAMNGTPRQITVSLALSKRFSVEDMDEFYAGLRLACEQYNVDIVGGDTTSSLTGMAISITCIGEVEKDNIVYRNGAQETDLICVSGDLGAAYMGLQILEREKAVFKGEKEVQPDFSGKEYLLERQLKPEARADIIKKLTEAGIKPTSMMDISDGLSSEMLHICTQSKVGCRIYEEHIPIDYQTAVAAEEFNMNLTTCALNGGEDYELLFTVPLADHEKISEMEGVKLVGHITKVDMGCALISRDGQEFELKAQGWNPLMDDKK; this is encoded by the coding sequence ATAAGAACAGAAATATCCACCCTCGGTGAGTTTGGCCTCATCCGCCGTCTAACCGAAAGTATCGAACTTAAAAACGAATCCAGCAAATACGGCGTCGGCGACGATGCTGCTGTGCTCTCCTATCCGGAAAACAAACAAGTGCTCGTCACCACCGACTTGCTGATGGAAGGTGTACACTTCGATCTTGTTTACGTACCCTTGAAACATCTGGGATACAAATCTGCCATTGTGAACTTCTCAGACATCTATGCCATGAACGGAACGCCCAGACAGATTACCGTATCTTTGGCTCTCTCCAAACGTTTCAGCGTAGAAGATATGGATGAGTTTTACGCCGGCTTGCGCCTTGCCTGCGAACAGTATAACGTAGATATCGTAGGTGGCGACACCACTTCTTCGCTTACCGGCATGGCCATCAGCATCACCTGTATAGGCGAAGTCGAGAAAGACAACATAGTATATCGCAACGGAGCGCAGGAGACCGACCTTATCTGTGTGAGCGGAGATTTGGGAGCAGCTTACATGGGCTTACAAATTCTTGAAAGAGAAAAAGCCGTTTTCAAAGGAGAAAAAGAAGTTCAACCGGACTTCTCAGGAAAAGAATATCTATTGGAGCGCCAGTTAAAACCCGAAGCACGGGCTGACATAATTAAGAAGCTGACAGAAGCCGGCATCAAGCCCACTTCTATGATGGATATCTCAGACGGCCTCTCCTCCGAAATGTTACATATCTGCACACAAAGCAAAGTTGGTTGCCGGATATACGAAGAACATATTCCTATTGACTACCAGACTGCCGTAGCGGCCGAAGAATTTAATATGAACCTCACCACCTGTGCCCTTAATGGTGGCGAAGACTACGAACTACTATTCACCGTCCCCCTTGCCGATCACGAAAAAATATCCGAGATGGAAGGTGTCAAGCTCGTCGGCCATATAACAAAAGTCGATATGGGCTGCGCCCTTATTTCAAGAGACGGACAAGAGTTTGAACTCAAAGCCCAAGGTTGGAATCCGTTGATGGACGATAAAAAATAA
- a CDS encoding purine-nucleoside phosphorylase → MLEKIKETTFFLKERMHTSPETAIILGTGLGSLANEITEKYEIEYKDIPNFPVSTVEGHSGKLIFGKLGNKDIMAMQGRFHYYEGYSMKEVTFPVRVMKELGIKTLFVSNASGGTNPNFEIGDLMIITDHINYFPEHPLRGKNLYGDRFPDMSEAYSKELINKALIIAKEKGIKVQQGVYIGTQGPTFETPAEYKLFRILGADAVGMSTVPEVIVANHCKIRVLGISVITDLGVEGKIVEVSHEEVQIAADAAQPKMTTIMRELINRA, encoded by the coding sequence ATGTTAGAGAAAATAAAAGAAACAACATTCTTCCTGAAAGAAAGGATGCATACCAGTCCTGAAACCGCCATCATACTAGGTACTGGACTTGGTAGTTTGGCAAACGAAATCACAGAAAAGTATGAAATAGAGTATAAAGACATCCCCAACTTTCCGGTTTCAACTGTAGAGGGGCATAGTGGCAAACTCATTTTCGGCAAGTTGGGCAACAAGGATATCATGGCCATGCAAGGCCGCTTTCATTACTACGAAGGATATTCGATGAAAGAAGTAACCTTCCCCGTACGCGTAATGAAGGAACTCGGTATCAAAACACTATTCGTATCTAATGCCAGTGGCGGAACCAATCCAAACTTCGAGATAGGTGACCTCATGATCATCACCGATCACATCAACTACTTCCCCGAACATCCGCTTCGCGGAAAGAACCTCTACGGTGACCGGTTTCCCGACATGAGCGAAGCTTATTCTAAAGAGCTCATCAATAAAGCTCTTATTATTGCCAAGGAAAAAGGCATCAAAGTACAACAAGGTGTTTACATCGGCACACAAGGTCCTACCTTTGAAACACCGGCAGAATATAAACTCTTCCGCATTCTGGGTGCCGATGCTGTAGGAATGTCTACCGTACCGGAAGTTATTGTAGCCAACCATTGCAAGATCAGAGTGCTCGGAATTTCCGTTATCACCGACCTTGGAGTAGAAGGAAAAATTGTAGAAGTATCGCATGAGGAAGTCCAGATAGCTGCAGATGCAGCACAGCCCAAAATGACCACCATCATGCGCGAACTAATAAACCGTGCTTAA
- a CDS encoding ParB/RepB/Spo0J family partition protein, with protein MTVIKNNGTAVAIAEKANEVVTAVVVRTPDNGQRKVVNIASDLIEPSNYNARKTFDADALKELAQSISVHGLIQPITVRRKGEKGEHYEIICGERRFRACRMLKLSEIPCIVREVTDEQAYDLSISENLQREDVPPMEAAEAYKRLIDTKRYDIASLAVAYGKSEKHIYQMLKLCDLIKGIANLVKEGKLTASAGIVISKYDKKIQEVILNDRLGKDGAGEWCNISANVLEGKIRNCYTNNLDNYSFDKSKCLKCIHNSSNFDLFAEGGGCGKCTNKKCLLDKQTAYLVEQAQAVALADPKLVFVGEQYSHDNEATQIIKKGGYEFKNVQTYNLNSYPTAPTEPQASEYKKPEDYDKAQEKYGKEQEKYTKQTAHLEELKEQGKIRVYAKIGDSNVRMYYKEVATKDTKTNEQLIADLTAKKKRNNELADEKAAEGLKELLRTEQIPQSAFTADEETAMYFFMLSKLRRHNYKAVGLKENDYYGYLTDEKKLKIASSLTEEQKTVVRRDYLYNHLTDGTRTVGDEKGGMLLTFSKQHLPEQTEEIVSTHKEDYGKKNARLDERIAGLKKAEKKAKADAKAKKAEQIAKTEKTPKTAEKTVKKEVNVTALKSETAKMKGKEQPKATQSEKKEAKPTPQADKVLIVGIPKTQPKAEAVAV; from the coding sequence ATGACAGTAATTAAGAACAACGGCACAGCCGTAGCAATAGCAGAGAAAGCAAACGAAGTAGTAACCGCAGTAGTGGTACGCACCCCCGACAACGGACAACGCAAAGTCGTAAACATCGCATCGGACTTGATAGAGCCGAGCAATTACAATGCCCGAAAAACATTCGATGCCGATGCGCTCAAAGAGTTGGCGCAAAGTATCTCCGTTCATGGACTGATACAGCCCATTACGGTACGGCGTAAGGGAGAAAAAGGCGAGCATTACGAAATCATTTGCGGGGAACGCCGTTTTAGGGCGTGCCGTATGCTCAAACTTTCAGAAATCCCCTGCATCGTTCGGGAGGTAACAGATGAACAGGCGTATGACCTTTCAATCTCCGAGAACTTACAGCGTGAGGACGTGCCACCAATGGAGGCGGCAGAGGCTTACAAACGCCTTATAGACACAAAGCGTTACGATATTGCAAGCCTCGCCGTAGCATACGGCAAGAGCGAAAAGCATATCTATCAAATGTTGAAACTTTGCGACCTCATTAAAGGCATTGCCAACCTCGTAAAAGAGGGCAAACTGACCGCATCGGCAGGGATAGTTATTAGCAAGTACGACAAGAAGATACAGGAGGTTATTTTGAACGACCGATTAGGCAAGGACGGCGCAGGTGAATGGTGCAATATCTCCGCTAATGTATTGGAGGGCAAGATACGGAACTGTTACACAAACAACCTTGATAATTACAGTTTCGATAAATCCAAGTGTCTGAAATGTATTCACAATTCAAGCAATTTCGACCTGTTCGCCGAGGGTGGCGGTTGTGGCAAGTGTACCAACAAAAAATGTTTATTAGACAAACAAACGGCATACCTTGTGGAACAGGCGCAAGCCGTAGCCCTTGCCGACCCGAAACTCGTTTTTGTCGGCGAACAGTACAGTCACGATAACGAGGCAACCCAAATAATCAAAAAAGGCGGTTATGAGTTTAAGAACGTGCAAACGTATAACCTTAATTCATACCCCACAGCACCGACCGAACCGCAAGCCTCCGAGTATAAAAAGCCCGAAGATTACGACAAGGCACAGGAGAAATACGGCAAGGAACAGGAGAAGTACACCAAGCAGACGGCACATCTTGAAGAATTGAAAGAGCAGGGCAAAATCCGTGTGTATGCCAAAATCGGCGATAGTAATGTAAGAATGTACTACAAAGAGGTTGCCACCAAAGACACCAAGACCAACGAGCAGTTAATCGCCGACCTTACCGCCAAGAAAAAGCGTAACAACGAATTGGCAGACGAAAAGGCCGCCGAGGGCTTAAAGGAACTTTTGCGCACGGAACAAATACCGCAGTCGGCATTTACCGCTGATGAAGAAACAGCAATGTATTTCTTTATGCTGTCTAAGTTGCGCCGTCATAATTACAAAGCCGTAGGACTGAAAGAAAACGATTATTACGGCTATCTGACGGACGAGAAGAAACTCAAAATCGCATCTTCGCTGACCGAAGAACAGAAAACCGTTGTACGCCGTGATTATCTGTATAACCATCTTACGGACGGCACAAGAACCGTAGGCGATGAAAAAGGCGGTATGTTGTTGACGTTCTCAAAACAGCATCTACCCGAACAGACAGAGGAAATTGTAAGCACTCATAAAGAGGACTACGGCAAAAAAAACGCCCGGTTGGACGAACGTATCGCAGGGCTGAAAAAGGCTGAAAAGAAAGCGAAAGCCGATGCCAAAGCGAAAAAGGCAGAGCAGATCGCCAAGACGGAGAAAACCCCTAAAACAGCCGAAAAAACTGTCAAAAAGGAAGTGAACGTCACCGCTTTGAAGTCGGAAACCGCCAAGATGAAAGGTAAGGAACAGCCCAAAGCGACCCAATCCGAGAAGAAAGAAGCGAAACCGACCCCACAAGCGGATAAGGTGCTGATTGTCGGAATACCCAAAACGCAACCCAAAGCGGAGGCAGTAGCGGTATAA
- a CDS encoding helix-turn-helix domain-containing protein, with the protein MLDKVEILAKKNRPTLNGERYLTDKELSERLKISRRALQEYRNEGKIPYYQIGAKVLYKESDIEKMLKDSYRKIF; encoded by the coding sequence ATGCTGGATAAGGTAGAGATACTTGCTAAAAAAAATAGACCTACTCTAAATGGAGAGAGGTATTTAACGGATAAGGAATTATCTGAACGCTTAAAAATCAGCAGAAGGGCTTTGCAAGAGTATCGGAACGAAGGGAAAATACCCTATTATCAAATCGGAGCGAAAGTTCTATATAAGGAATCTGATATAGAAAAAATGCTGAAAGACAGCTATCGTAAGATATTTTAA
- a CDS encoding DUF3800 domain-containing protein — protein sequence MNTKIYFDEAGNSGDNLLDKEQPIYVLASHNFNEEETRLILAPLLPLNNGEIHFYKLCKSKKYHKSIIEVLNNEMLDCSRVVMTAADKRFALWCNIVDKLVEPFYAKVLNEDMNKGGRKLQLANILYWMQTKIEDKELIEDFLQSFQNYYRGKDLKKQEDYKNDFLVALGRIEMIKDEDVREFFGYISMCNAFDLWDTPGQKYSLDFSISEFNYSCNQWGEILQEKFNVYHDNSKQIEHWKEYIKFMADERIPETVVGYGDRKHIYPLKIDRLELVDSKTSIEIQLADLFASSLSYYLRKTYNGINEPFLKELAETRFFNLKCFMQIGAGLNLNSEKFAKEMQNGGVDGADFIVEQEQKYLKSNM from the coding sequence ATGAATACAAAAATATATTTTGATGAAGCTGGAAATAGTGGTGATAATCTGCTCGACAAAGAGCAGCCTATATATGTTTTAGCATCTCATAATTTTAATGAGGAAGAAACAAGACTGATTCTTGCTCCACTACTGCCATTAAATAATGGAGAAATACATTTTTATAAATTATGCAAATCTAAAAAATACCACAAAAGCATTATTGAGGTATTGAATAATGAGATGTTAGATTGTTCTCGTGTCGTCATGACAGCTGCTGACAAACGATTTGCTCTTTGGTGTAATATCGTTGACAAATTGGTAGAACCGTTTTATGCAAAAGTGCTAAATGAAGACATGAACAAAGGTGGTCGTAAATTGCAATTAGCCAATATTTTATATTGGATGCAAACCAAAATAGAAGACAAAGAATTAATTGAAGATTTTCTACAATCGTTCCAGAATTATTATAGAGGAAAGGATTTAAAGAAGCAAGAAGATTATAAAAATGATTTTCTTGTTGCATTGGGACGTATAGAAATGATAAAGGATGAGGATGTAAGAGAATTTTTTGGTTATATTTCTATGTGTAATGCTTTTGACCTATGGGATACACCAGGGCAAAAATACTCATTGGATTTTTCTATTTCTGAATTTAATTATTCCTGTAACCAATGGGGAGAGATACTTCAAGAAAAGTTTAATGTATACCATGACAACTCAAAGCAAATTGAACACTGGAAGGAATATATAAAATTCATGGCTGATGAAAGGATTCCAGAAACAGTTGTAGGATATGGTGATCGAAAACATATTTATCCTTTAAAAATTGACAGACTCGAATTAGTAGATTCAAAAACGTCTATTGAGATACAACTTGCAGATTTATTCGCAAGTTCTCTATCTTATTATTTGAGGAAAACGTACAATGGAATTAATGAACCATTCTTGAAAGAACTGGCTGAAACAAGATTCTTTAACCTCAAATGCTTTATGCAAATTGGAGCAGGGTTAAATCTGAATTCGGAAAAATTTGCGAAAGAGATGCAGAATGGAGGTGTGGATGGTGCTGATTTTATTGTTGAGCAAGAGCAAAAATACTTGAAAAGTAATATGTAG
- a CDS encoding site-specific integrase, translating to MKQEMMNVLVYIIKTRKLRNGECPVLLRVTIDGVYSDIRINRSVKEENWDAKLGMCRGKSREANELNDYIRSLHTRLYEIHRNMVLQDEYFTPEILLKKLFNKETTKTVLTFFKEHNEDCRRRIGLDYAYSTINRYDNCYKSLQVVIEKEYGKSDITFTEFTSQLIRKYELYLTVDKGLSQNTLVRYMKVIKKVSTLALATGLLKNDPFAGMRFKQSKTNPLFLTKEELDIITTKEFTLPRIALVRDVFVFCCYTGLAFIDVSNLKKEHIVLDNEGTYWIRKSREKTENMCDIPLLDIPLEIIRRYENHRMCKSKGILLPVMCNQKMNSYLKEITDFCGIDKDVTTHTARHTFATTVTLANGVALTNVAKMLGHTSTRMTEHYAKVLNHNIYSDMKKVQTKMSMNEI from the coding sequence ATGAAACAAGAAATGATGAATGTTCTGGTCTACATTATTAAGACCCGAAAATTGAGAAACGGAGAATGCCCTGTATTACTTAGGGTAACTATTGACGGGGTTTACAGCGACATCCGTATTAACCGCAGCGTAAAAGAAGAAAACTGGGATGCAAAGTTAGGAATGTGCCGGGGAAAGAGCCGGGAGGCTAATGAGTTGAACGATTATATCCGCAGCCTACATACCCGCCTGTATGAAATTCACCGGAATATGGTATTGCAGGATGAGTATTTTACTCCCGAAATCTTATTGAAAAAACTTTTTAATAAGGAAACAACAAAAACCGTCCTTACATTTTTCAAAGAGCATAACGAGGATTGCCGACGACGTATCGGGTTGGATTATGCCTACTCCACCATTAACAGATACGATAACTGTTATAAGTCCTTGCAAGTCGTAATAGAGAAAGAGTACGGAAAATCCGATATAACCTTTACCGAATTTACTTCCCAACTTATTCGGAAATATGAACTATATCTGACGGTTGATAAAGGGCTAAGTCAGAATACGCTTGTCAGATATATGAAAGTCATTAAAAAGGTCAGCACCCTTGCTCTGGCGACCGGATTATTGAAAAATGATCCCTTTGCAGGTATGAGATTCAAACAGTCGAAAACTAACCCGCTTTTCCTGACCAAAGAGGAACTGGATATTATCACAACGAAAGAATTTACCCTGCCGAGAATAGCATTAGTGCGGGACGTGTTTGTGTTCTGTTGTTATACTGGGTTAGCATTTATAGATGTAAGCAATTTGAAAAAAGAGCATATCGTTTTGGATAACGAAGGTACTTACTGGATTCGTAAGTCGAGGGAGAAAACAGAAAATATGTGCGACATCCCATTGCTTGACATTCCGTTGGAAATAATTCGCAGGTATGAAAATCATAGAATGTGTAAGTCAAAAGGCATTCTTCTCCCGGTTATGTGCAATCAGAAAATGAACTCGTACTTGAAAGAAATTACCGATTTCTGCGGGATTGACAAGGACGTTACCACGCACACAGCCCGCCATACTTTTGCCACGACCGTAACGCTTGCCAATGGTGTTGCACTTACAAATGTCGCTAAAATGTTGGGACATACCAGTACAAGAATGACGGAACATTATGCTAAAGTGCTTAATCACAATATCTATTCCGACATGAAAAAGGTTCAAACTAAAATGAGTATGAATGAAATTTAA